The sequence below is a genomic window from Desulfopila inferna.
ATGCCGTCTACTGTAAATGTTACGACCTCATTCCCTGCCGTTATGGTCTCGGATTCGAAATACTTCCGACCACCGGGCACTTCCACGTCAAATAGATGTATTTTACGATATTTTGCGACGATATCACCCAGGGGATCAAAAACAACTGCGGTATTATGGATATCACTGCCGGATTTCTCCAGAAAAGAGCCGCAGTGAATAAAGACCTTGTGCTCAATCGCCTTTTCCTGTACACGGCCGAGGCTCATGGAATTATGCAGTTCCTCACTGTTTTTGCGCCAGTGTTTTTCGGGGCCCAGGAAATTGAAATATTCCGGCAGCATTATCAGACGGGCACCTTCCCTGGCCTGCACATCGATGAGTCTTTCTGCCTCGGCAAGGTTTTCCGCCTTATCCTTTTGGGTGTTCATCTGCACTAATCCGATTCTCATATTTTCCCTTTGCATGTCTCGTGGTTCCCAGGCTCACCTACCGATCAGCCCGCTATCTCCCTGTTTTCAACCTGGAAGCTAGATATTCCGGCAAGCCGGCCTTGCGCATTTTTGTTTGTGTTGTCTGATTGGCATAACTGAACCTGTGAAATATTACCGTTTTTTCGATGTCATCGTAGAGGCAATATGAACCGTCGGCGCTGCCGTCGCGAGGCTGGCCGATGCTGCCGCAGTTGACGATATAGCGCTGACCTTCCTGCAGATAACGAACCTCTCCGGGCTGCACCTTTTCCAAAGATATTTTCCAGGAATTCTCTTGAGAGATAAGCTGCGGCCAGTGGGTATGACTGACGAAGGAAAGACGATAGCCGGTTCTGCGAAAGGACCATAATGCCTTGATATACGAGTTCAGATAGATCCAGGCATCCGGGCTGTGCGGGGAGGCATGACAGTAACAGACGCCATCTATGAGCACCTTGTGCCGGAGGGTCCTGAGAAAGTTGACGCTCTCATCGCTGAGCTGGTCCATTGTCCAGAAAATTGCGTCGCGGGCATCGGCATGCATTTCGTAGGGGGAACTGTCCCAGATCGCCGCGGAATCATGATTGCCGAGAACCGCCTCAAGGTTGTCAAGCTCCTGCAGCAGTGTAATGCATTCATTGGGGTCCGGACCGTAGCCGATGATGTCTCCCAGAAAGACAAAACGGTCGGGTTGCTCTTCGGCCATCACCTCCAGAAAAGCCTGCAGGGCTTCCAGGTTGGCATGAACATCTGCAAAAACGGCGATTTTCAATCGGTTTTACCTTCGGGTCTGAGAGATTTGGCCACCGAACCGCCGATTTGCTGAAGAAGCTGCATGAAACGGCTTGAAAGAGGAAGAGTTTCGGTGCTGTATACTTTCTTAAAATCATCCTGTCCGGCCTCCAGCGTGGCAATCCTGTCCACACTGCGATGCAGATCCTCGTGGACCTTCAGCAATTCCGCCCCCCGCTCCTCTTCATCGAGATGACTGACAAACTGCTCCAGCCATTCGCCGTAGGGGCAGGCCGCCGCCGACGGCTTGATCTCCTCGACATGGGTATTTACCGCCTCACTGAGTGAATTGAGGTGATAGACCCAGGTATCGGCGAGAAACAGTCTCAAATTCTCCAGGGCCACCCCTGCAGGCCTCTCGCTCCGCTGAAGTCGAGGTCCCGGCCCG
It includes:
- a CDS encoding carbon-nitrogen hydrolase family protein, whose amino-acid sequence is MRIGLVQMNTQKDKAENLAEAERLIDVQAREGARLIMLPEYFNFLGPEKHWRKNSEELHNSMSLGRVQEKAIEHKVFIHCGSFLEKSGSDIHNTAVVFDPLGDIVAKYRKIHLFDVEVPGGRKYFESETITAGNEVVTFTVDGIIFGMATCYDLRFPELFRVLSARGVQVILVPAAFTMMTGKDHWELLLRARAVENLCYVAAAGQYGSCPPSYVSFGRSMVVDPWGVVISQARDSVTTISAEVDMKHLAEVRKTFPALDHVRSEMFG
- a CDS encoding metallophosphoesterase family protein, whose amino-acid sequence is MKIAVFADVHANLEALQAFLEVMAEEQPDRFVFLGDIIGYGPDPNECITLLQELDNLEAVLGNHDSAAIWDSSPYEMHADARDAIFWTMDQLSDESVNFLRTLRHKVLIDGVCYCHASPHSPDAWIYLNSYIKALWSFRRTGYRLSFVSHTHWPQLISQENSWKISLEKVQPGEVRYLQEGQRYIVNCGSIGQPRDGSADGSYCLYDDIEKTVIFHRFSYANQTTQTKMRKAGLPEYLASRLKTGR